The nucleotide sequence ATGGCCTGCGATTTCTGCTTTGCTTCTTTGTTTGATGACCCAGGCCTCGTCATGAGCTTGTTTAAACAAAGCAACGCATGGCGGGTCAAGATTGATCTCAATGCCTTCTTTGGCTAAATCTTTTATTCTCATCGCTAATTTGATGATTTCCATGTGGATGTCATTGG is from Dehalobacter sp. 12DCB1 and encodes:
- a CDS encoding rubredoxin-like domain-containing protein, with protein sequence MLWKCSVCGYVHEGSAAPDFCPKCGAPKEKFNLLSEEDAKKILDSDRTNDIHMEIIKLAMRIKDLAKEGIEINLDPPCVALFKQAHDEAWVIKQRSKAEIAGHVGRGKW